Proteins encoded together in one Panthera uncia isolate 11264 chromosome A2, Puncia_PCG_1.0, whole genome shotgun sequence window:
- the LOC125930583 gene encoding olfactory receptor 7G2-like yields MEPRNQTDVSEFLLLGLTEDPELQPILFCLFLLMYLVTILGNLVVILAVISDSHLHTPMYFFLSNLSFTDICLSTTMIPKMLVNIQAQNRHISYTGCITQICFVLVFLGFENFLLAAMAYDRYVAICHPLRYMVIMNPCLCGLLILLPLYVSIMDALLHSMMVLQLSFCIDLEIPHFFCELAQVIKLACSDSFINTLLANFMASTLSGISLFGIIFSYTKILSSLFRMPSAGRNYKAFSTCGSHLLVVSLFYGTGLGVYISSAVTDSSRKTSVASVMYTVVPQLMNPFIYSLRNRDMKEALRRIIR; encoded by the coding sequence ATGGAACCCAGAAACCAAACGGATGTATCAgagtttcttcttctgggattgaCCGAGGATCCAGAACTGCAGCCCATACTCTTCTGCCTATTCCTGCTCATGTACCTGGTCACCATCTTGGGAAACCTGGTCGTTATCCTGGCTGTCATCTCTgactcccacctccacacccccatgtacttcttcctctccaacctGTCCTTTACTGACATCTGTTTAAGCACAACCATGATCCCAAAGATGCTGGTGAACATCCAGGCACAGAATCGGCACATAAGTTACACAGGCTGCATCACCCAGATCTGCTTTGTCTTggtttttcttggttttgaaaattttctccttGCAGcaatggcctatgaccgctatgttGCCATTTGTCACCCACTGAGGTACATGGTCATCATGAATCCCTGCCTCTGTGGATTGTTAATTCTACTCCCCTTGTATGTTAGCATCATGGATGCCCTCCTCCACAGTATGATGGTGTTGCAATTGTCCTTCTGCATTGACTTGGAAATCCCCCACTTTTTCTGTGAACTTGCACAGGTCATCAAGCTTGCATGTTCTGATTCCTTCATCAATACCCTCTTGGCTAATTTTATGGCTAGTACACTGAGTGGTATTTCTCTCTTTGGGATCATTTTCTCTTATACTAAAATTCTATCTTCACTTTTCAGAATGCCATCAGCTGGCAGAAATTATAAAGCCTTTTCCACCTGTGGGTCTCATCTCTTAGTTGTTTCCTTGTTCTATGGGACAGGATTAGGGGTGTACATTAGTTCTGCAGTTACTGACTCTTCCAGAAAGACTTCAGTAGCTTCAGTGATGTACACTGTGGTTCCTCAATTGATGAACCCCTTTATTTATAGCCTGCGTAACAGGGATATGAAGGAAGCCTTGAGAAGAATCATCAGGTAG
- the LOC125930576 gene encoding olfactory receptor 7G2-like, producing MCCLTCIFPIRLIKNMEQENQTGVTEFLLLGLSENPEWQPLLFGLFLTMYLTTVLGNLLIILTISSDSHLHTPMYFFLSHLAFTDICFSTTTIPKMLVNIQRQSKSISYTGCLSQVCFVLFFAGLENFLLAAMAYDRYVAICHPLRYTVIMNPHLCGLLILLSLSISIADALLHSLMVLRLSFCADLGIAHFFCELAQVIKLACSDTLINNIVVYLVTSILGGIPFLGIIFSYTQIVSSILRMPSAGGKHKAFSTCGSHLSVVSLFYGTAFGVYISSAVTHSSKDTAVASVMYTVVPQMLNPFIYSLRNKDMKGALRKLI from the coding sequence ATGTGTTGTCTCACCTGTATTTTTCCCATCAGACTTATCAAGAACATGgaacaagaaaaccaaacaggTGTAACAGAATTCCTCCTCCTGGGTCTCTCAGAAAATCCAGAATGGCAGCCTCTTCTCTTTGGGCTATTCCTGACCATGTATCTGACCACTGTGCTTGGGAACCTACTCATCATCCTGACTATCAGCTCTGACTCCCATCTCCATacacccatgtacttcttcctctcccacctggCCTTCACTGACATCTGTTTCagcaccaccaccatccccaagATGCTTGTGAACATCCAAAGACAGAGCAAATCTATCAGTTACACAGGCTGCCTCAGCCAGGTCTGCTTCGTCCTGTTTTTTGCAGGCTTGGAAAACTTTCTCCTTGCAGCAATGGCTTATGACCGGTATGTGGCCATCTGCCATCCACTGAGGTACACAGTCATCATGAACCCCCACCTCTGTGGCCTGCTGATTCTACTCTCCCTGAGCATCAGCATTGCAGACGCCCTACTCCACAGTCTGATGGTGCTGCGACTCTCCTTCTGCGCAGACCTGGGAATTGCTCATTTCTTCTGTGAACTTGCTCAGGTCATCAAGCTCGCCTGTTCTGATACCCTCATCAATAACATCGTGGTGTATTTAGTGACTAGCATTTTGGGTGGTATTCCTTTCCTTGGGATTATTTTCTCTTATACTCAAATTGTCTCTTCCATTCTGAGAATGCCATCAGCTGGGGGGAAACATAAAGCCTTTTCCACCTGTGGGTCTCATCTCTCCGTGGTTTCCTTGTTCTATGGGACAGCTTTTGGGGTGTACATTAGTTCCGCAGTTACTCATTCTTCCAAGGATACTGCAGTAGCCTCCGTGATGTATACCGTGGTCCCTCAAATGTTGAACCCTTTTATCTATAGCCTGAGGAACAAGGACATGAAGGGAGCCTTGAGGAAACTGATCTGA